ACGGTCACCGAACCTGCGGCTGTGAACTTGAGCGCGTTCTCGATCAGGTTGCGCAGGATCAGCTTCACCTTGCCGCGATCGGTGCGCAGTGGCGGCAGTTCGACGCGCTCGGGAAACGAGAGCGGCACACCGAGCCTAGGCATCCCAACCGCGAACTCCTCGTGCAGCTCGGCCAATAGTTCGCTCAGCGAGAAATCCGAGGGTTCAATCCTCAAGCGCCCGGCTTCGAGGCGGTTGGCGTCAAGGGTCATGTTGATCAGCTGCAGCAGGGCGCGTCCGTTCTGCAGCATACGTTCCAGCGCCTGCGCTTGTTCGGGCGCCACCGCTCCCATGGCGCCGTCGCGCATCAAGTCGGCGTATCCCAGGATGGCGTTGAGCGGGGTGCGCAGTTCGTGCGACATAGTGCTGAGGAATTCCGACTTCAGCTCGTTGGCCCGTCGCAGCGCTTCCACCAGCCGCGCGTTCTCCACTGCCACCGCCGCTTGCGCCGCGATCCCTTCGGCGATACGACGCTCGCGCGCGGCGAATGCTCCCCGGCGCTCGTGGAAGCCGACCACCAGGCATCCGATCACGTGGCCCGCACGGATCATCGGCACCGCCAGCAGCGAAGCCACATCCCAGCGCTCGTAGAGGCCGACTCGCCCCCGCGGCTGGGTGATCTCGGCAGTCTTTCGCTTCATCATCTCTTCGACAAGGTTTAGACTACCGCGCCCGAATTCGAGCAGCTTCAGCTCTTCCGCCGCGGCCGCCGGCCAACCTTCCACCGTGGTAACGCGAAACGCGGACTTGGTCGCATCCCAGAGAGCCACAACCGCCCAATCGCATTCCATCGCCTCGCAGGCGCCGCGGGCGATTTGCTGTAGCACTTGCGCCTCCTCCAGCGAGTCGCGCATGCTCTGAGCTACCCGCAGGAGGGCACTGGATACGCGGCCCTCTTCCTCTTCGCGCTCCCGCCCCAATGCCGACTCGATTGCCATTGCGACTTGTGCGCCGAAGATCGTCGCGCGGTCGCGCACCGCCTCGTCGAATCGCCGCGGGTTTCTGTAGTCAACAAACGCCAGCAGGCCCAGTGGCCGTTCGCCGCGTCGCAGCGGCACAGCCAATATCGACTGCACGTTCAACGCCGCAGCGCGCTCGTCGACGTAGGCGGATTGTTGGAAGTCGTTGATCACGCGCGCCTGCCCGTCGCGTTCGATGTACTCAATGAACGGCAAGGTGAGTGGGTAACGGATACCGACAAACTCCGTAGCGCGGTAGCCGGCCCCGGCGAACCCGACCAGCTCCTCGCCGCGACGTAGCCACAGATATGCGCCGTCCACCTGCAGGAACTCACGCGCCTGCGTGCAGATGACGTGGCCCAGCGCGTCCAGGCTTTGCGCCGTCAACAACGCTTGGGCCACCTGCAGTAAGCTGCTCTCAAACGCCGCCGCTGCTTTCTTTTCCGTCACATCGCGCCCGATCGTTTGCAGCAGCCGCGCCCCGCCGTCTTGTTGCAGAACGTTACTGCGCAGTTCAAGGACGCGCCGGCCGCCGCCCCGCAGGATCACTTCCCGTTCGTAGACTTTGGGAAAGTCCAAGCCGTCGAGTGCGCGCTGAGTCACAATCATCGCCGCTTCGCAATCAGGCGGCGGCAACACGTCTCGCAGAAACACGCCCCGCGCCTGGTCCTCCAAGGTGTAGCCCGCAAACTCTCGCGCGGCCCGGTTAGCCGCTACGATCAGGCCGGTACGGTCATTTACGATAATGAGATCGCTGGCATTCTCGAACCAGTCGCCGAAGCCCGGCTCGACGGCTGGCGGGCGCGCGCCGAACCCCGACCGGCGCCGTCTTCTAGCGGGCACCTTGGTGGGACTCATCATTCCATAATAGTGCGCCGCCGCCCGCACGGAAAGAGACGCGGGCTCGATTCGCGACGGCCCCCCCCTGCCGCGCCTGGTTTGCCCTTGCGGCCAGCGGCAGCCGCGGCCACTCTGATCGGCGTCAAGACAAGGCTTGTAGCTGGGCGCTGCTGACCCGCCATTGCGTGCACCGCGCTACACCTCCTGCACCTCGCGTTGAGCGAAAAGATGGTCGAGCCACAGCTGCGTGAGTTTTTCGGCCGCCGAGTTCTGGCGCAGGCGCTGGTGGAGGAACTGAAAGTCGACGCAGTCGAGCTTCTGATCCTGGTTGAAGCAGCTGAAGACCAGGGTCTCCTTGCCGGTGTCGGGGTCGACCTGCCGCTGCAAGCACTGCGAGCAGACCTCCTTGAGCATGCATTGCATCGGCGAGTTGATCGAGCCGACGGCCATGTGCGCCGGGCGCAGCAGCTCTGACAACACCGTGTGACGCGCCAGGCGAACGGCATCCATCATGCGATCCGAGCCGATGCAAATCAGCCGGTCGACCTCCGGCAACCGGATCGGCGTGTCGCCCAGTTTGCCGGCGCCGTACCATTGCATGGCCTCAACGATGTTGCCGACCACGCTGCGGTCTTGCGGCCGGCGCGCGGCGATCGGCGGCCCTTCGTCCACGCTCCACACCACCAGGTCGCAGGCATCCTCGATGGCGCGCCGCTTGAACAGGTCGCGGGCCTGCTTGTAACCGGCGAAATAGATCACGCGGTTGCCGTGAGCCTTCATCGCCGCGGCGATCGAGAACAGCACGGCATTGCCCAAACCGCCGCCTGCCAGCAACACGGTCTCACCGCTGGGGATCTCGGTGGGGGTGCCGGTCGGACCCATGAGCACGATCTCTTCGCCGGGCTCGAGAATCGAGCACAGCCGCGACGAGCCGCCCATCTCCAACACAATAAGTGAGATGAGGCCGCGCGCCGGATCGGTCCAGGCGCCGGTCAGCCCGAGCGCTTCCATGGTCAGGCGAATGCCCTCGACCACCTCGGCCGAGCCTTCGTAGTTCTGCAAGCGATAGAACTGCCCGGGGCGGAAATTCCGCGCCGCCATCGGGGCGCGGACGATGACCTCGACAATGCGGTCGGCCAGACGGATGGCATCGACCACCACCGCGCGCAGGCCGTCTTCGAGCACCTCGGCGAAGCGCACCCAGGCGTTCTCGCGCTCGGCCTGTTCCTCGGGTTCCTGCGCTGCCACCTCTTGTTCGAACAGCTGCGCGATCGCCCGGTAGCCCTGCTTCACCGAGGCCATCGCTCTGACGACGTTGCCGGCGAACACCGGATGGGCGTCGCCGTAAAACGACACCAGCCGGCCGTCGCGCTGGTAGGAGGTGAAGAACCCGATCTGCTCAGCCGTTGCCGGTTCGAGCTGGAGGCTGCCGCCGGCAGCGGTGACGACGCGGTGCATGGCGAAGCTGCCGTGCGCCTGATCGAGGGCAAAGGTGCCGGGGTGCTCCTTCTCGTAGACTACGTTGGGGTTGGTGCCGGCAGCTATGATGACGGCGCGCGCCGGGAATTCGACCAGCTCGCCGGTGTCGCGCCAGTGCTTGCCCTCGGCCAGTTGCATGCGTGTGCACTGCAACGCGCGCACGTGGCCGAACTGGTCGAGCAGGCACTCCACCGGGCTCATGCACTCGACGAAGCCGATACCCTCTTCGAGTGACTTGATCACCTCTTCGTGATTGAGGCGGTAGGCGGGCGAGTCCTGCAGCCGCTTGCGGTAGGCGATGGTGACCCCGCCCCACGAGCGCACCAGCCGCGCGAAGTCGGGCGGCCGGCCGGCGGCGCGGGCGGCGGTGCGCTCGGCCTGCACCATGCGGCCGTGTTCGAGCCAGGTGCGCACGCTGGCGGTCTCCTCGGCGTCGAGATTCGCCCAGATTGCTTGCCCGCCGACGCGCCGCTGCAGGCGCTCGAAGCGCTCCAGCTTCTTTTCGACTTGGGCAACGTAGTACGCCTGCAGCTCGGTAGCGGCGTCGATGGCGGTGAGACCGCCGCCGATCACCACCGCCGGCAGCTCGACTTGCAGATTGGTGAGCGAGTTCTTGCGATAGGCGCCTTGCCCTTGCAGGCCCATGAGGAAGTCGGAGGCCATACGCACGCCGCGCGCCAAGTTGTTCTTCATCGGCACGATCGTCGGCCGGCCCGCACCGGCGGTGACGGCGATGTGATCGAAGCCGAGGTTCCAGGCATCCTCGACCGTCA
This genomic stretch from Deltaproteobacteria bacterium harbors:
- a CDS encoding GAF domain-containing protein, with amino-acid sequence MPARRRRRSGFGARPPAVEPGFGDWFENASDLIIVNDRTGLIVAANRAAREFAGYTLEDQARGVFLRDVLPPPDCEAAMIVTQRALDGLDFPKVYEREVILRGGGRRVLELRSNVLQQDGGARLLQTIGRDVTEKKAAAAFESSLLQVAQALLTAQSLDALGHVICTQAREFLQVDGAYLWLRRGEELVGFAGAGYRATEFVGIRYPLTLPFIEYIERDGQARVINDFQQSAYVDERAAALNVQSILAVPLRRGERPLGLLAFVDYRNPRRFDEAVRDRATIFGAQVAMAIESALGREREEEEGRVSSALLRVAQSMRDSLEEAQVLQQIARGACEAMECDWAVVALWDATKSAFRVTTVEGWPAAAAEELKLLEFGRGSLNLVEEMMKRKTAEITQPRGRVGLYERWDVASLLAVPMIRAGHVIGCLVVGFHERRGAFAARERRIAEGIAAQAAVAVENARLVEALRRANELKSEFLSTMSHELRTPLNAILGYADLMRDGAMGAVAPEQAQALERMLQNGRALLQLINMTLDANRLEAGRLRIEPSDFSLSELLAELHEEFAVGMPRLGVPLSFPERVELPPLRTDRGKVKLILRNLIENALKFTAAGSVTVSVRGLDGGERVALSVSDTGSGIPAEAVPAIFEMFRQLDGEAAASRKGVGLGLYLVRRYAELMGGTVTVDSTPGQGSTFTVEIPCRLPG
- a CDS encoding FAD-dependent oxidoreductase, with translation MALKHLPENPRGEARAWNLQLGVAGFKYADLNRVRRLEALDQAFLAALRELDPALATELESYRQTGGLGVDRSHESELLIRVAPHLGGFIARLFHIESEHAALCERIRADEVVFEWKRQFIERQILKTPPTPDALAQLDLVELEFAYREVVDALIADTALVADPERELAVVTTRLLATIETAKDTEARERARAQLAKVEVWVKALVFHPALAARRRQYTCFRAPQKVDFDELVPRVRPRPELPEFFMGPPECRRHRDGFDLTDQRFTPRENLREAHYCLTCHDRGKDSCRAGFRNKDGSAQRNPLGIALVGCPLEEKISEMIALYRDGHPLAALAVIMIDNPMLAGTGHRICNDCMKACIFQKQEPVNIPEIETGILTAVLGLPYGFEIVSLLTRWNPLNPRRPYPLRYNGKNVLVVGMGPAGYTLAHHLLNEGFGVVGIEGLKVEPLAVQLRGAKRRVPRPIKDVDDIVGPLSERPTLGFGGVAEYGITVRWDKNFLDINYVILMRRKKFRLLDGVRFGGTLTVEDAWNLGFDHIAVTAGAGRPTIVPMKNNLARGVRMASDFLMGLQGQGAYRKNSLTNLQVELPAVVIGGGLTAIDAATELQAYYVAQVEKKLERFERLQRRVGGQAIWANLDAEETASVRTWLEHGRMVQAERTAARAAGRPPDFARLVRSWGGVTIAYRKRLQDSPAYRLNHEEVIKSLEEGIGFVECMSPVECLLDQFGHVRALQCTRMQLAEGKHWRDTGELVEFPARAVIIAAGTNPNVVYEKEHPGTFALDQAHGSFAMHRVVTAAGGSLQLEPATAEQIGFFTSYQRDGRLVSFYGDAHPVFAGNVVRAMASVKQGYRAIAQLFEQEVAAQEPEEQAERENAWVRFAEVLEDGLRAVVVDAIRLADRIVEVIVRAPMAARNFRPGQFYRLQNYEGSAEVVEGIRLTMEALGLTGAWTDPARGLISLIVLEMGGSSRLCSILEPGEEIVLMGPTGTPTEIPSGETVLLAGGGLGNAVLFSIAAAMKAHGNRVIYFAGYKQARDLFKRRAIEDACDLVVWSVDEGPPIAARRPQDRSVVGNIVEAMQWYGAGKLGDTPIRLPEVDRLICIGSDRMMDAVRLARHTVLSELLRPAHMAVGSINSPMQCMLKEVCSQCLQRQVDPDTGKETLVFSCFNQDQKLDCVDFQFLHQRLRQNSAAEKLTQLWLDHLFAQREVQEV